The Lycium ferocissimum isolate CSIRO_LF1 chromosome 8, AGI_CSIRO_Lferr_CH_V1, whole genome shotgun sequence DNA segment TTCTTTCACAGGTCTAATGAAAGGTTCGAAATTTGAGCGACTCATTTTTCTGGTTGGTTTGAAAGAGTTTAAGGAAAGGGAATATGTTCCAGCGGAGTCCTTCTAATTTATTGGCGttaagttataaatatttttccttaaggtatGCTGCAGATAGACCTAAAATGGTTTATTATATTTTCTGTAGACTTCCTcttctttttaccaaatctGCATAAAAGAAACAACCCTTAATATTCACCAAATAGCCTTTTAGTATTTGAACTGCTACCACATCATTACCTATCATGAAGCCTTTCTAACTCTACAATTTACTACCTTATGCCTCCAAATGCATAATATCAGACCTTATCAAAACACGTTCATGTTTTTTGTAATTTCTTTCGGGGAGGGCGGGGATGGATTTGTTCGTGGCGCTCACTCATGCACGAAAAGATATCTCTATTTCTAATTTTGGTactgtactccctccgtttcaatttgtttgtctttgtttgacttggcacaaagtttcAGCAAGTAAAtaattttgaatcttgtggaaACATGTCATTGTGGGATCTTGAGATTACAaagtttccaaattaggaaagaggcaTTTTGTTTTAAACAGACTTAAAAGGAaagtatcaacaacaacaacaacaacaagcccagtataatcccaccctGTGGGGTAAAAGGAAGGAaagtaaaacaaacaaattgaaacacaGGGAGTATTATGTTTAAACTGGATTGATTTATTTTGGCATATTCATCTTGGCAATTTCTTTGTGCAGTTCAGCTGACATCTCTTCCTctattttctttagaaaatcCAAAAGGCACTGTTGCAAGCAGATGTTCAATCGAAGTCTGACAAATCTCCTGTGACGGTGGCTGATTATGGTAAATTAATATAACATGCTTCTATGCTAATAGAAAGATTTCAAAAGAGAGAACAAAGGTGTAATATAACAGCCTCCCTATCTTCCGAGAccggggtaaggtctgcgtacactttgccttccccagaccccacattgtgggatttcactgggtatgttgtgtAGAACAAAGGTGTAATATGCAGGGACCAGTCTATTTCCTATGACATTTTTTCGTTCTCTCTATATATGTTCcacctcctctctctctctctctctctcacacacacacacacacacatttctGCATTAAAGAAACTGATGTTCTGAAACTAATATACATTTTATGCTTGTCATCTTGTTAACGGAGCCCGCAATTTATTCTCTCCTTTTGAAAATGACTTACATTTGATTATCAGGCTCACAGGCCGTGGTTAGCGTTGTTTTGCAGAAAGAGTTGGGTTCTGCATCATTTTCATTAGTGGCTGAGGAGGTAACGTTTGAACTCTTAGCTGTTTAATCCATGTTGTGTTTATCTTCGTtgtttattaattaaaatagcGTTCAAATGAAACCTTGAAAAGATTTTctgaaaagttagacattttcaACAATAAGCAATTTGTGCATAGCTAATCTAATTCGAGGCAAGGTATTACTTTTGAAGGAAAAGATGGTAGAAAATAACCAAAAAGTTAACAAATCTTTCCTGTTCTTTTAAATCATTTCTACTGTACTGTTTGTTATTTATCTCTGCATTATTTATTTCCCCATTTCAGTGGAAAATGTATGTTGTTTGCATCAAACTAAAGGATGGGAGTTCTAAATCTAAGTTTCTCTAGGATTCTGGAGACCTTCGTAAAGAAGAGGGTAAAGAAACATTACAGCGTATCATGAAGCTTGTCAATGAAACACTTGCTAGTGATGGAACATATGGTAATGCTCCATTATCCGAAGAAGATGTGCTTGCTGCCATTGATAGTGGTAGATCTGAAGGGGGTCCTTCTGGTCAACATTGGGTGTTGGATCCTATTGATGGTACTAAAGGGTGAGTGAAAATAAGTTTTTGCATGTCAGTTTTTGCGAGATAAATAAAAGGACTATCCTTATTTTCAAGTCGGTAAATGTTAATGCAAAAGTTTGATACAGCTCATTGGATTTCATTAATTGTTTGTCCGTCCGAGTGGCTAGTGATCCAGTACATGTATCATAGCCACGTTTGGCAAGTGCTCCTACTCTCTATGGATGCATTTCATTTGCTTGGTGATGTTGTTGAAAGTACAGAATACTAGATTAAAACTGGAATAATGGGAGAAAATAAGGGCAATAGCAAAATACATAAGTAAAAGCAGAGGAATTGAATTAATCTTATTTCAGCTTAATAGCAATTAACGACATTTCCAAATGAGGGTTAGTTATCTAAATTAGTCTATATTATGAAACATCCTTTACAAAACTGTCTTCACATAAGCCAGTCATTAGGTTAAATTATATATTTCTTGATATGGCTAATTTAGCTGATTATAATTGGTAAATTATCTCAGAACAGGCTGACACAGAACGTAAGTTAAGTTTTGATTTCAGGAAAGTGCATCTGATTAAACAAAACATATTTATGAGTCCTCTCAGAAAGTCTTAATCTTTCTGCAGGTTTCTAAGGGGAGACCAATATGCAATTGCATTGGGATTGCTAGATGAAGGGAAGGTGGTTTTGGGCGTCTTAGCCTGTCCGAATCTTCCATTGTCTCAAGAAAAAGTTGGTTGCCTTTTTTATGCCCAAGTTGGTGGTGGAACTTATATGCAGTCTCTTGATGGCTCTACGCCGATAAAGGTTCATTTTCTGAGTATTTTGTAATATTCACTAACAACTTCAGATCCTTTATCTCTAATCAGCTGATAGATTGCTCTACTGCCTTCAGGTGCATGTAACTGATTTAGACAACCCCGAAGAGGCATCGTTTTTTGAATCTTTTGAAGCAGCACATTCTTTGCATGACCTATCTAGCTTGATAGCAAAGGTATCTTtcaatgttttcttttttgggtaTCTTtcaatgttttcttttttgtctttcattttctctaccccacaaaggtaggggtaaggtctgcatacacccaccctccccagaccccttTGTGGGATTATATTGggtattatgttgttattttctCTTAATATGTGTGACTTCTCATTTTCCATCTTAATGCATATGTGAATGAGGTCCCTGTTCTTCTTCTATAAACAGAAACTCGGTGTCAAAGCACCTCCAGTTCGAATAGACAGCCAGGCAAAGTATGGTGCTTTGTCCCGTGGAGATGGAGCAATATATCTCCGTTTTCCTCATAAGGGCTATCGTGAGAAGATATGGGATCATGCAGCAGGATATCTTGTTGTCGCAGGTCCATAATATGTTTTCTGCATTTTAAATTTATGTCTCCCTTTTGCTTCACTTGGGTCATCATTTCTCATCAGTATTCTTGCTCAGAGAATCTATGGTTTTAACGTAGAAGCTGAGcataagaaatttgattttGCAAATGCTTGTACTTCATGATAATTATAAGTTATAGTATTAGTACCCTTGACCAAGAAGAGAGAACCTTTGCTGTACTCCCAAGCTTGAATTAGGAGATAGTTTTCAAGGTTAAGTATTAGTATCCTTGACCTTTATGGTTAAGctagcattttttttcttctgttgCTCATAAGATATTTGTCATCTAATTTTGCAGAAGCTGGAGGTGTAGTCTCAGATGCTGCAGGAAACCCTTTGGACTTCTCAAAGGGAAGATACCTTGATTTACACGAAGGCATAATCGTCACCAATCAAAAGCTGATGCCTGCTCTCCTAAAGGCTGTTAAAGAGTCTTTGAATGAGAAAGCTTCATCCTTATGATGAtcaaaaccaataacaataaaACTGCAGCTATCTTCGTGTATATGTAACACAATTGTAGTGCCCAGAATTGTACTTGCAGCTGCTCATTTTTCACCTGTTCTTTTGCTTTCACACATTTCtgatattgctattgttatgTCAGCTCAGCCTTGATGAATTTGATTTCCCTTTTGAATAAATCTATCAGCCTTGGTGTTTGTCATTAAGAGCTCATTCAATATTGTTCCTCAAATTTTCCAGTTTCACTTTCCAAGCATATCAAGTACTGTCTTAATTGCAACACTGGCTGATGTGGTTTCTCTTGATAGAAATCATTTTTATTATGAAAATGTCGAACAAATACAACTTTGCTAATTACAATTTACTCCATTAATATCGATCTAATCAATGATATTTTGCATTTTCATAGAATAACTTAGCactaaaaatgaagaaaaaaaaatattagacaAGCAGTTTCGACTAGAGAGGAACATCAGTAGGATAATCCTGCGGATGTTTTCTGATTGTTTCACGAATAAATATTTCCTGTTCCTGGAGGTTGGTTGGAggaacatcatatacatctgtAAATACATCCTTAATAGGGGGCTTCTCAGCCTTTTCTGCAACTTGAATCGCTTGCAATACCTGTAGACACAATATATAAAAGCGAGTTTAGAAAACCAACTAATCGATCTCTTTTCTGCAACCCAACAACAACTACTGTACCTCAATCCCAAATAAGTTGGGGTCAGtcatatgaaattcttactGTCCATTTGCTCCGTTTAAACCTGTCTCAATCTAATATTATAGGCAATTTACCTAGGGATCTCCCAAAACTTGACATGTTTTATTTAGTGCAGACCTAAACTTTGCCTATTGCTAGTTATCCCTGAACTTGACATCTATAGCCTTATAGGTAGAATGCCTCGGGACTCCCGTAAACTTGACACATTTTATTTAGTGCACACCTAAAACTTTGCCTAGTCCTAATTACCCCTCAACTTGACATTTTGACAGCTTCGACTCCCCTAAATGCTGAAGTGGCAAAGAGCGGGATAAGTGCGTGAGATTGAAAAAAACCGAAAGCTCAGGTTTTAAGTGGGTATTTCAACCGTTAATTGCCACGTAGTTATAAGTTTTTTAGTAGCATAGATCAATGATCTCTCAAGAAAACTTTTGTCAGATTTCTGTTCTAGAAAGCAATTTAGACAACAATGAATTAGTCTTAGAAGTTTCTTTGTGTGAGCAGAATTTACCTGCTTCCTGACATTACTGCGAAGTTCGGATTCAACCTGAGAGTTCAACCAGCCTTCTCTTTCAATCCATTTCCTAAATCTACTTACAGGGTCTCTTGCTGTTCTCCACCATTCGATTTCTTTAGCTGGACGATATTTGGTTGAGTCATCTGAGGTTGAATGATGTCCCGCTCTATAAGTAAGAGCCTGTTGAACATAAAGAAGCACTTAACAACACTTCCTAtacaagcaaaacaaaaaagacaGGTGATTCTGATATCTACTAATAacctgtttgaccaagcttttaaaatcaacttatttagAAAAGTGCttcaaaaaaagtatttttggtgaGAAACAGTTTGTATttgactaatcaatttgaaaaacacttttgagtagcaattagtgtttggtcaagcttttaaAAGGTGTTTCTAAGTGCTATTTCAGAAAAATGTTTTGGAGGAGAATCTACTTTTTTCAGCTTCTCAAAAACAACTTTTGCTTCTACTCAAACgcactctttttccttctaaaagcttggccaaacacctaacTTTGGAAAAAAAGCACTTTTAGCCCCCAAAAAAGAAGCATTTTGACTGAAAAAAGCTTGGGCAAACAGGCTATAAGCCTCAACCACAAACTAGTTATTATGTGGAACTTACCTCAACTAGAACAGGTTTATGTTCATTAACAGCCATTTTTCGTGCCTCATGGACAGCGGTGAAAACAGCAAGAGCATCGTTACCATCCACACGGATACTACGAACGCCATAGCCCTGTCCTTTGGTAACGACACCATCACCTATGTAACCATAAATAGAACATAGTCCTTGTTAGTAGAAAACTACATATTACAGTAGCAGCAAATAATTGAGCAGCTAAGAGAGGAACCTACTTCGAAACTGGTCACTAACAGGCGTACTTATTGCAAAACCATTGTTCCGGCAGAAAAAGATAACCGGTGCATCTAACACCGCGGCAAAGTTCAGAGCAGCATGGAAATCTCCCGTACTAGAGCCTCCATCTCCAAAATATACAATTGTACATGCATTTTTTGCGTCCATCTTCAGAGCATAGGCAGCACCAACACCATGTGGAAGCTGAGTACTGAAGCAAAATATCATACAGATCTTAGTAAAGACGTTTGAAAATCTCAAAATAGAGTATAAGTACAAAAGCGTGAGTATCTTACGCTACTGTTGATGCAACTGTAATATAATTGTGCTTATTAGATCCATAATGGATAGGCATCTGCCTGCCTTTTCCATAATCACTTTTGTTTCCAAACAACTGATTGGCAAATTCTTGGATGGTAAACCCTCTCCATAATAGAACTCCGGGCTCCCTATACTGCAAAGACAAAAACGAATAAGCTTTGACATTACTAGGCAAATCATTGGCCAAGTGAAAATCTGATCAAGATTTCAGTTAAAAATGTGCTTTTATCTCTTGATTATCCCAAAATTGAGGTAACAAAAGCTATTTAGCACATAAAGTCGATAAAA contains these protein-coding regions:
- the LOC132067975 gene encoding 2-oxoisovalerate dehydrogenase subunit alpha 2, mitochondrial-like, translating into MALFLSKSRKLISLKPKIGILRSVYHHHTLTSPNLRTPFGILGLIHPHLVSYRFESTKAQTELNPMQTIDNDSQVLNFLKFTSHLNFIPETREERVHCYRVLDDDGYPLSSNFVQIDKEVALKMYTDMVTLQTMDTIFYEAQRQGRISFYVTTLGEEAINIASAAALNTDDFIFPQYREPGVLLWRGFTIQEFANQLFGNKSDYGKGRQMPIHYGSNKHNYITVASTVATQLPHGVGAAYALKMDAKNACTIVYFGDGGSSTGDFHAALNFAAVLDAPVIFFCRNNGFAISTPVSDQFRSDGVVTKGQGYGVRSIRVDGNDALAVFTAVHEARKMAVNEHKPVLVEALTYRAGHHSTSDDSTKYRPAKEIEWWRTARDPVSRFRKWIEREGWLNSQVESELRSNVRKQVLQAIQVAEKAEKPPIKDVFTDVYDVPPTNLQEQEIFIRETIRKHPQDYPTDVPL
- the LOC132067976 gene encoding SAL1 phosphatase-like, with protein sequence MATFTVSSGTINSLTRTLPLKNTKPHFSFSLCFTLKASKSTLRATTSMSYDKELAAAKNAASLAARLCQKIQKALLQADVQSKSDKSPVTVADYGSQAVVSVVLQKELGSASFSLVAEEDSGDLRKEEGKETLQRIMKLVNETLASDGTYGNAPLSEEDVLAAIDSGRSEGGPSGQHWVLDPIDGTKGFLRGDQYAIALGLLDEGKVVLGVLACPNLPLSQEKVGCLFYAQVGGGTYMQSLDGSTPIKVHVTDLDNPEEASFFESFEAAHSLHDLSSLIAKKLGVKAPPVRIDSQAKYGALSRGDGAIYLRFPHKGYREKIWDHAAGYLVVAEAGGVVSDAAGNPLDFSKGRYLDLHEGIIVTNQKLMPALLKAVKESLNEKASSL